The following are encoded in a window of Bordetella genomosp. 10 genomic DNA:
- a CDS encoding RidA family protein encodes MSANTFSDRLAELGLALPAVNPPRGSYVPSVRAGDLLFIAGQAPRLDGVLKFAGKVGKDLTVEDGQQAARLCALNILGHLAAACNDDIGKVAAAVRLAGVVNCGEDFESHSKVLDGASELIAAVLGERGRHARIATGASSLPTGMAVEVEAVFQLKS; translated from the coding sequence ATGAGCGCGAACACGTTTTCGGACAGGTTGGCCGAACTGGGGTTGGCGCTGCCTGCCGTCAACCCACCACGCGGCAGTTATGTTCCCTCTGTGCGAGCCGGTGATCTGTTGTTCATCGCGGGCCAGGCGCCCCGGCTGGACGGGGTGCTGAAGTTTGCCGGAAAAGTCGGCAAGGACCTGACCGTCGAGGACGGCCAGCAGGCGGCCCGGTTGTGCGCGCTCAATATCCTGGGACATCTGGCGGCCGCGTGCAACGACGATATCGGCAAGGTGGCGGCGGCGGTGCGCCTGGCCGGCGTCGTGAATTGCGGCGAGGATTTCGAGTCGCATTCGAAGGTCCTCGATGGCGCGTCGGAGCTCATTGCCGCGGTATTGGGCGAACGCGGCCGGCACGCGCGCATCGCCACCGGCGCCTCTTCGCTGCCCACCGGCATGGCGGTAGAGGTCGAAGCGGTGTTTCAACTCAAGTCATGA
- a CDS encoding MFS transporter, producing the protein MIVHATANSPAHAGLQLERDSVYRKVAFHTMPFLMLCYVAAYLDRINIGFAKLHMLADLGFSDAVYGLGAGLFFIGYLIFEVPSNLWMMRIGAKKTISRIMILWGLISAAFSFVETPTQFYVLRFLLGAAEAGFYPGVILYLTYWFPADRRAKMVALFVGAVPLSGMIGAPLSGAIIEFGHGGHWTTLLSLRDLLPEGGFALGAARRAHALAGWQWMFIIESVPSLILGLLCLKYLSDGPADAKWLSECERALIERELASEQAASRHDKSATSLAAALGDRRVWKMTCICFCSAICSYGVSFWLPTLVQQLNVGDVMHVGWYTAVPFTAAFVVMYLIGRSSDRLRERRWHLVGPFACVCAGLAGSVWAHDSMGLALLALTVAAIGAYSTTSMLFSIPGLFLSGVGMAAGVAMINCFGGLGGFVSPYVVGVVKDMTGSTDNGVFFIACVAIVGAGLTLTLPPKLVNR; encoded by the coding sequence ATGATCGTGCACGCCACGGCGAATTCGCCCGCGCATGCGGGCCTGCAACTCGAACGCGATTCTGTCTATAGAAAGGTCGCATTTCACACCATGCCATTCCTGATGCTGTGCTACGTCGCGGCATACCTGGATCGCATCAACATCGGTTTTGCGAAGTTGCACATGCTGGCGGACCTGGGCTTCAGCGATGCGGTCTACGGGCTGGGAGCCGGTCTGTTCTTTATCGGCTACCTGATCTTCGAAGTGCCGAGCAATCTCTGGATGATGCGCATAGGCGCCAAGAAGACGATATCCCGCATCATGATCCTGTGGGGCCTGATCTCGGCGGCTTTTTCCTTCGTCGAGACGCCCACGCAGTTCTACGTCCTGCGCTTCCTGCTGGGCGCGGCGGAAGCCGGATTCTATCCCGGGGTGATCCTGTACCTGACGTACTGGTTTCCCGCCGATCGGCGCGCAAAAATGGTGGCCCTGTTCGTCGGCGCCGTTCCCTTGTCGGGCATGATAGGCGCGCCGCTTTCCGGCGCCATCATCGAGTTCGGCCACGGCGGTCACTGGACTACCCTCCTGTCGCTGCGCGACCTCCTCCCCGAGGGAGGATTCGCGCTTGGGGCGGCCCGGCGCGCTCATGCGCTGGCAGGCTGGCAATGGATGTTCATCATCGAGTCGGTGCCGTCCTTGATTCTCGGGCTGCTTTGCCTCAAGTACCTGTCCGACGGACCTGCCGACGCGAAGTGGTTGTCGGAGTGCGAGCGCGCGCTGATAGAAAGGGAACTCGCGTCCGAACAGGCAGCCAGCCGCCATGACAAGTCGGCCACCTCCCTGGCCGCGGCGCTCGGCGATCGCCGCGTGTGGAAGATGACCTGCATCTGCTTTTGCTCGGCCATCTGCTCCTATGGCGTTTCATTCTGGCTGCCGACGCTCGTGCAACAACTGAACGTCGGCGACGTGATGCATGTCGGCTGGTATACGGCCGTTCCGTTCACCGCTGCTTTTGTCGTCATGTACCTGATAGGGCGCAGTTCCGACCGTCTGCGGGAAAGGCGCTGGCATCTGGTCGGGCCGTTCGCTTGCGTATGCGCCGGCCTGGCGGGCAGCGTCTGGGCGCACGATTCGATGGGTCTGGCCCTCCTTGCCTTGACAGTCGCCGCGATCGGCGCCTATAGCACGACGTCCATGCTGTTCAGCATTCCGGGCTTGTTTCTTTCCGGGGTGGGAATGGCCGCCGGCGTGGCGATGATCAACTGCTTCGGCGGCCTGGGCGGCTTCGTCAGTCCCTACGTGGTCGGCGTGGTCAAGGACATGACCGGCAGCACGGACAACGGCGTATTCTTCATCGCCTGCGTGGCGATCGTCGGCGCGGGCCTGACGCTGACCTTGCCGCCAAAACTGGTCAACCGGTAG
- a CDS encoding FAD binding domain-containing protein codes for MKENAPEERNGVAPRHAPANGANAVRINGEWHGAPETGMVLMDWLRGELSIESPKPACDSGHCGNCAVLLDGRPAKSCTVLTDTLIGSDVVTLEGFERNPGKLSALNDACNQPAVFQCGYCKPGFVFACHALLASNPEPSRNDIRAAFAGVLCRCTGYQTIVDAVEKAIQNMRQRDRNAPQPRIHRPGSLSAALQLSARLPGSRWLAGGQQLVPALRRATEKPAELIDIEGIEALKGISILEGNLHIGACCTHADIAASPVVDQSLPKLAEVAGHIGDVYVRSRGTLGGNLVSNARDGCYSPLLIAAGAWILGRSGAIPADEWFSAGAASTELIVGVRIPVPRSLFHRNFRQRPGRAALIGVTAARAADGHVRIGIAGYAACAFRAPDPEMLLRGLDQPEANDTLPALLGRDPVDDTYAHGAYRTAILRELLLGLRGDLAASA; via the coding sequence ATGAAAGAGAACGCCCCCGAAGAACGAAATGGAGTGGCGCCCCGCCACGCGCCCGCGAACGGCGCGAATGCGGTACGCATCAACGGAGAGTGGCACGGCGCGCCCGAGACCGGCATGGTCTTGATGGACTGGCTCCGCGGCGAGCTTTCGATCGAATCGCCGAAGCCCGCGTGCGATTCGGGCCATTGCGGGAATTGCGCGGTACTGCTCGACGGCCGGCCCGCCAAATCCTGCACGGTCTTGACGGACACCCTGATCGGCAGCGACGTCGTAACGCTGGAGGGCTTCGAGCGCAATCCGGGAAAACTGTCCGCGCTGAACGACGCGTGCAATCAACCGGCCGTATTCCAGTGCGGCTATTGCAAACCCGGATTCGTCTTCGCATGCCATGCGTTGCTGGCATCCAATCCCGAGCCGAGCAGAAACGACATCCGCGCCGCCTTCGCCGGCGTCCTGTGCCGTTGCACGGGGTATCAGACCATCGTCGACGCCGTGGAGAAGGCTATCCAGAACATGCGGCAGCGGGACAGGAACGCGCCGCAGCCGCGGATCCATCGCCCCGGGTCGCTCTCGGCGGCTCTCCAGCTCTCTGCCCGGCTGCCAGGGTCGCGCTGGCTGGCCGGCGGCCAGCAACTGGTTCCCGCATTGCGGCGGGCCACCGAGAAGCCCGCCGAACTGATCGACATCGAGGGAATCGAAGCGCTGAAAGGCATTTCCATCCTGGAGGGAAACTTGCACATCGGCGCCTGCTGCACGCACGCCGATATCGCCGCGTCGCCCGTGGTCGACCAGTCGTTGCCGAAGCTGGCCGAGGTTGCCGGCCATATCGGCGACGTCTACGTGCGAAGCCGGGGAACGCTGGGCGGCAACCTCGTCAGCAACGCCCGCGATGGCTGCTATTCGCCCTTGCTGATCGCCGCCGGGGCATGGATACTCGGCCGATCAGGCGCCATTCCCGCCGACGAATGGTTTTCGGCAGGCGCGGCGTCGACGGAATTGATCGTCGGCGTCCGGATACCTGTTCCGCGGTCGCTCTTTCACCGGAACTTTCGCCAGCGGCCAGGCCGGGCGGCCCTGATAGGCGTCACCGCCGCGCGCGCCGCCGATGGCCATGTGCGCATCGGCATAGCGGGTTATGCCGCCTGCGCTTTCCGCGCGCCCGATCCTGAAATGCTGCTGCGCGGATTGGACCAGCCGGAGGCGAACGACACCTTGCCGGCACTGCTGGGCCGCGATCCGGTCGACGATACGTACGCGCATGGCGCATACAGGACGGCGATATTGCGGGAGCTACTCCTGGGGCTCCGCGGCGATCTGGCCGCTTCCGCTTGA